One Lepus europaeus isolate LE1 chromosome 7, mLepTim1.pri, whole genome shotgun sequence DNA segment encodes these proteins:
- the LOC133764530 gene encoding olfactory receptor 51A4-like, translating to MSIRNISEIEISTFYLVGFPGLEFANIWISIPICLVYIIAILGNCTILFFIKTEPSLHEPMYYFLSMLALSDLGLSFSSLPTMLRIFLFNAPGISLDACFAQEFFIHGFSAMESSVLLIMSFDRFIAICNPLRYTTILTSARVTQIGLAFSLKNFLLILPFPITLKHLRYCKKNLLSHAYCLHQDVMKLACSDNKVNVIYGLFVALSGILDITFIFMSYVMILKAVLSIASQKERFKVLNTCVSHVCAVLIFYVPIISLSVIYRLSKHSSPISRILMADVFLLVPPLMNPIVYCVKSQQIRSLIVGKLCQK from the coding sequence ATGTCCATACGCAACATCTCTGAGATTGAAATTTCTACTTTCTATTTAGTTGGGTTCCCAGGGTTGGAATTTGCCAATATTTGGATTTCTATCCCCATTTGTCTTGTGTACATCATTGCTATCCTGGGAAACTGTACCATCCTATTTTTCATAAAAACGGAACCTTCTTTGCATGAGCCCATGTACTATTTCCTCTCCATGTTGGCTCTCTCTGACCTAggactttccttctcttctctccctacCATGCTAAGGATTTTCTTGTTCAATGCTCCAGGAATTTCTCTTGATGCCTGCTTTGCCCAAGAGTTTTTCATCCATGGATTCTCAGCTATGGAGTCATCTGTGCTTCTCATTATGTCTTTTGATCGCTTCATTGCAATCTGCAACCCTCTGAGATATACCACCATTCTTACCAGTGCCAGAGTCACCCAAATTGGACTTGCCTtttctctcaaaaattttttgttgATTCTTCCTTTTCCTATCACTTTAAAACATCTAAGATATTGTAAGAAGAACCTCCTGTCCCATGCCTACTGCCTCCATCAGGATGTCATGAAGCTGGCCTGCTCTGACAACAAGGTCAATGTCATCTATGGCTTATTTGTGGCTCTCTCAGGCATCCTAGacataacatttattttcatgtccTATGTGATGATACTGAAAGCAGTGTTAAGCATAGCATCCCAAAAGGAAAGGTTCAAGGTCCTCAACACCTGTGTTTCCCACGTCTGTGCTGTGCTCATCTTCTACGTGCCTATTATCTCCCTTTCTGTCATCTACCGGTTATCCAAACACAGTTCTCCAATCAGCAGAATCCTTATGGCTGATGTTTTCCTCCTGGTGCCTCCACTGATGAACCCCATTGTGTACTGTGTGAAGAGTCAGCAGATAAGAAGCCTGATTGTAGGGAAACTGTGCCAGAAGTAA